A single genomic interval of Bradyrhizobium japonicum USDA 6 harbors:
- a CDS encoding acylneuraminate cytidylyltransferase family protein produces the protein MNALSSKPSFVALVPLRGGSKSIPGKNVKPFCGRPLCAWTLSALLDCDMVSRVFVSTDSEEIAAVVRSIDSRILVHPRPPHLAADNSTTEEAIYDLIDACDISEPYLITAQATSPQTTRRDVADAISRFVSSKADSLVTCVRTRRFFWNDDGTPINYDPSNRPLRQQWNGTLMENGAFYISTVDRLRGRSARLHGKIVVHEMDESTSIELDELSDWEMLETAFRRNIAG, from the coding sequence ATGAACGCGTTGTCTAGCAAGCCGAGCTTTGTCGCCCTGGTTCCGCTGCGCGGTGGCTCCAAATCGATCCCCGGCAAGAATGTCAAACCGTTCTGCGGCCGGCCGCTTTGCGCCTGGACGCTGAGCGCGCTGCTCGACTGCGACATGGTCTCGCGCGTCTTCGTGTCGACCGACAGCGAGGAGATCGCCGCCGTGGTCAGGTCGATCGATTCCCGGATCCTCGTGCATCCCCGCCCCCCCCATCTGGCGGCCGACAACTCCACGACCGAAGAGGCGATCTACGACCTGATCGACGCCTGCGACATCTCGGAGCCCTATCTCATCACCGCGCAGGCGACGAGCCCGCAAACGACCCGCCGCGATGTTGCGGACGCCATTTCTCGTTTCGTGTCAAGCAAAGCGGACTCGCTCGTCACCTGCGTCAGGACCCGACGGTTCTTCTGGAATGACGATGGCACGCCAATCAACTATGATCCGTCGAACCGTCCGCTGCGCCAGCAATGGAATGGCACGCTGATGGAGAACGGCGCGTTCTACATTTCGACCGTGGATCGGCTGCGCGGGCGTAGCGCGCGCCTTCACGGCAAGATCGTCGTCCACGAGATGGACGAAAGCACCAGCATCGAGCTCGACGAGCTCTCCGATTGGGAGATGCTTGAGACCGCGTTCCGCAGGAACATCGCAGGATGA
- a CDS encoding class I SAM-dependent methyltransferase, protein MTEFDQYRDGYSAQIDDAIAFSGQPQDFFTRAKARYLLDTFSKVRSQNGTSSKPLDVLDIGCGHGLIHPHLRPAQPGIKLTGIDVAGTVIEEARADNPDVHYDVYEGTRLPYDARTFDIAFAIAVMHHVPPDDWKSFLVEAARVVRPGGLVIIIEHNPLNPLTKKIVRTCPFDQNAVLLRSNRLAKLFRAAGMVDIERQFIIFTPFDTPFFHKLDASLGWLPLGAQYCMAAHVPS, encoded by the coding sequence ATGACGGAATTCGACCAATATCGCGACGGCTATAGCGCGCAAATCGACGATGCGATCGCCTTCAGCGGCCAGCCCCAGGATTTCTTCACGCGCGCCAAGGCCCGTTATCTGCTGGACACGTTCTCCAAGGTCCGGTCGCAGAACGGTACTTCGTCAAAACCTCTCGATGTTCTCGATATCGGCTGCGGACACGGCCTCATTCATCCCCATCTGAGGCCTGCGCAACCCGGCATCAAGCTGACCGGAATCGACGTCGCTGGCACGGTCATCGAGGAAGCCAGGGCCGACAATCCGGACGTCCATTACGATGTCTATGAAGGCACGCGGCTTCCCTACGATGCTCGCACCTTCGACATCGCCTTTGCCATTGCCGTCATGCATCATGTGCCGCCCGACGATTGGAAGTCCTTTCTCGTAGAGGCGGCTCGCGTGGTCCGGCCGGGAGGTCTCGTCATCATCATCGAGCACAATCCGCTCAATCCGCTGACGAAGAAGATCGTCAGGACCTGTCCATTCGACCAGAATGCCGTGCTGCTCCGTTCGAACCGGCTCGCCAAGCTTTTCCGCGCCGCCGGCATGGTCGATATCGAGCGGCAGTTCATCATATTCACTCCGTTCGACACGCCCTTCTTTCACAAGCTGGACGCGAGCCTCGGCTGGCTGCCGCTCGGGGCGCAGTACTGCATGGCCGCTCATGTGCCCTCGTAG
- a CDS encoding glycosyltransferase family 2 protein gives MRGTSSDTERKLISILIPVFNEEDNIRRAYGAVRDVFEQMNDRYAFEIIFTDNHSTDNSSAIVSELAAKDPRVRAVRFARNFGFQRSVLTAYRLASGDAAIQIDCDLQDPPTVFPRFLELWELGHDVVVGIRRFRQESKPLQWARQFYYRLLKRLSDDNLMLDSGDFRLIDRTVLDQLHLINDVAPYTRGLTSLLATKQVGVPYDRQARQAGVSKFPIAKLIALAVDGMITHSIFPLRLAAFVGLGISMLTCLGSFFYIFARLFFGVDWPAGFATTTVLLLFGISLNAIFLGIIGEYVGRIYNQVRSRPTTVIEYSVNVPSASLDRLALGAAAPGDTRAPAEILRRTGTGQA, from the coding sequence ATGCGCGGGACGTCTTCTGACACTGAACGCAAGCTCATTTCCATTTTGATTCCTGTCTTCAACGAGGAAGACAACATCCGCAGGGCTTATGGCGCCGTGCGCGATGTTTTCGAACAGATGAACGATCGCTATGCGTTCGAAATAATCTTCACGGACAACCACAGCACCGACAACTCGAGTGCGATTGTCTCCGAGCTGGCGGCCAAAGACCCTCGCGTGCGCGCGGTACGATTTGCCAGAAACTTCGGATTCCAGAGGTCCGTGCTCACAGCCTATCGTCTGGCCTCCGGTGACGCCGCGATCCAGATCGACTGCGACCTCCAGGATCCACCGACGGTATTCCCCAGATTTCTTGAGCTGTGGGAGCTGGGCCACGACGTGGTCGTCGGCATCAGGCGGTTTCGGCAGGAGAGCAAGCCGCTGCAATGGGCGCGCCAATTTTACTACCGACTGCTGAAAAGGCTGTCCGACGACAATCTGATGCTCGACAGCGGTGACTTCAGGCTGATCGACCGTACCGTTCTGGATCAACTGCACCTGATCAATGACGTCGCACCCTACACGCGCGGCCTGACCTCGCTGCTGGCCACCAAGCAGGTCGGCGTGCCCTACGACCGCCAAGCGCGACAGGCGGGCGTCAGCAAGTTTCCTATTGCCAAGCTGATCGCGCTCGCTGTCGACGGGATGATCACACACTCGATCTTCCCGCTCCGCCTCGCGGCGTTCGTCGGATTGGGCATCTCGATGCTGACGTGCCTTGGCAGCTTCTTCTACATCTTCGCGCGGCTGTTCTTCGGGGTCGACTGGCCAGCAGGCTTCGCAACCACAACCGTGCTGCTGCTGTTCGGCATCAGCCTCAATGCCATTTTCCTCGGGATCATCGGCGAGTATGTGGGGCGCATCTACAACCAGGTGCGGTCGCGGCCGACGACCGTGATCGAGTACAGTGTCAACGTGCCCAGCGCGTCACTAGACCGTCTGGCGCTAGGGGCGGCAGCGCCAGGGGACACCCGGGCGCCAGCCGAAATCCTCCGCCGAACCGGAACGGGGCAAGCTTGA
- the pseB gene encoding UDP-N-acetylglucosamine 4,6-dehydratase (inverting): MFDERSVLITGGTGSFGKKFVAGLLKNFKPRRVVVYSRDELKQYEMQQDFDQPVMRYFIGDVRDGERLRTAMKGIDFVIHAAALKQVPAAEYNPMECIKTNVHGAENVIQAALEANVEKVIALSTDKAAQPINLYGATKLASDKLFIAANNMAGGHRTAFSVVRYGNVVGSRGSIVPLFNKLIAEGTDHLPITDPRMTRFWISLQQGVDFVIKSFERMSGGEIFVPMIPSVRIPELAAAMAPNLPTRVIGIRPGEKLHEVMCPTDDSHLTLKFHDHFVIKPTIKFFRRDVDYLTNQIGEHGEPVSDGFEYNSGRNEHFLDVAEIREFNKIAVQ; this comes from the coding sequence ATGTTTGACGAAAGATCTGTACTGATCACCGGAGGCACGGGCTCGTTCGGAAAGAAGTTCGTCGCCGGCCTCCTCAAGAACTTCAAGCCGCGTCGCGTCGTGGTCTATTCGCGCGACGAGCTGAAGCAATACGAGATGCAGCAGGACTTCGACCAGCCGGTGATGCGCTACTTCATCGGCGACGTGCGCGACGGCGAGCGCCTGCGCACCGCCATGAAGGGGATCGACTTCGTGATCCATGCTGCGGCGCTGAAGCAGGTTCCGGCCGCCGAATACAATCCCATGGAATGCATCAAGACCAACGTCCATGGCGCCGAGAACGTGATCCAGGCGGCGCTCGAGGCCAACGTCGAGAAGGTCATCGCGCTGTCGACCGACAAGGCGGCCCAGCCGATCAACCTCTACGGCGCGACCAAGCTCGCCTCCGACAAGCTGTTCATCGCCGCCAACAACATGGCCGGCGGCCATCGCACCGCGTTCAGCGTGGTTCGCTACGGCAACGTGGTCGGCTCGCGCGGCTCGATCGTTCCGCTGTTCAACAAGCTGATCGCCGAGGGCACCGACCATCTGCCGATCACCGACCCGCGCATGACGCGGTTCTGGATCTCCCTGCAACAGGGCGTCGACTTCGTGATCAAGAGCTTCGAGCGCATGTCGGGCGGCGAGATCTTCGTGCCGATGATCCCCTCTGTGCGCATTCCCGAGCTCGCGGCCGCGATGGCGCCGAACCTGCCGACCCGCGTGATCGGCATCCGGCCGGGTGAGAAGCTGCACGAAGTGATGTGCCCGACCGACGATTCGCATCTGACGCTGAAGTTCCACGACCACTTCGTGATCAAGCCGACGATCAAGTTCTTCCGCCGCGACGTCGACTATCTCACCAACCAGATCGGCGAGCACGGCGAGCCCGTGTCCGATGGCTTCGAGTATAATTCCGGCAGGAACGAGCATTTCCTCGACGTCGCCGAGATCAGAGAGTTCAACAAGATAGCGGTCCAATGA
- a CDS encoding class I SAM-dependent methyltransferase, which produces MARSGHLARSKSSFQPAESLAKYWGCQPAGASMIERIKSSPNAFPQLRRHQDLVEFIREEQPGFVGKVLDVGCGPGYLAKLMREAGFPEVHGVDWGGPSSLIPNSVSSYQQVDLNEQRLEEVVASKFDLIVCSDTLEHLECPAKVIRSMRELLTDTGSLYVTVPNCTNIFQRVSWLLTGNSYRYRTERPGEFGHISLFPSSVMQSLINRAGLKQVRKGKGYIAAAGFITSKGMKFSDFWSYSSYYHFKPVGPKPE; this is translated from the coding sequence GTGGCCCGTTCCGGCCATCTTGCGCGGAGCAAGTCGAGCTTTCAACCGGCGGAGAGTTTGGCTAAATATTGGGGATGTCAACCGGCCGGGGCGAGCATGATTGAACGGATAAAGAGCAGTCCGAACGCATTTCCGCAGCTTCGGCGGCATCAAGACCTTGTCGAATTTATCAGGGAAGAGCAGCCCGGATTCGTCGGCAAGGTTCTCGATGTCGGTTGCGGACCCGGATATCTTGCCAAGCTGATGAGGGAGGCCGGGTTCCCCGAGGTCCATGGCGTCGACTGGGGTGGCCCTTCATCTCTTATTCCGAATTCCGTTTCTTCCTACCAGCAGGTCGATCTGAATGAACAGAGGCTGGAGGAAGTGGTCGCTTCGAAGTTCGATCTCATCGTGTGCTCGGACACGCTGGAGCATCTCGAGTGCCCGGCCAAAGTCATAAGATCGATGCGAGAGCTGTTGACCGATACGGGGTCGCTCTACGTCACTGTGCCGAACTGCACGAATATATTTCAGAGAGTGAGCTGGCTGCTGACGGGCAACAGCTACCGCTACCGCACCGAACGTCCCGGCGAATTTGGCCACATCTCGCTGTTTCCCTCTTCGGTGATGCAGTCCCTTATCAATCGCGCCGGTTTGAAACAGGTGCGCAAGGGAAAGGGCTATATAGCTGCGGCCGGCTTCATTACCAGCAAGGGCATGAAGTTCAGCGACTTCTGGAGCTATTCGAGCTACTACCACTTCAAGCCGGTTGGACCGAAGCCCGAGTGA
- a CDS encoding fatty acid desaturase, translating to MKSEENEDLVAIRSDMDYSRKFQTLRPVLVDRSGQRYLDFLKTLKPSYVRVWADIALGYAALLATALATAIAPRYGCPPWIATLGGALAVGFWVAYLQLFIHEGAHFNLAQRRETSDLLCDILIAWMVGTSVQSYRPFHFQHHRALGQKDDSEMSYFFPLNLLFIFKSLFGLRSIEVLSKRRTSAGKARTTRETFLLLIGLSIHGTIVGASFWFGFYTLGFAWILGIGMVFPFLGALRQLLEHRDPNADPHIDYFEQDHGAYTRVFGPSVFSSLFGAAGFDRHLLHHWEPQVSYTNLHQLEAYLLDTDIAPIIEMRRSSYINTFLGLLRADVIVTRNKTQ from the coding sequence TTGAAGAGCGAGGAAAACGAGGACCTGGTCGCGATCCGATCGGACATGGATTACTCGAGAAAATTCCAGACGCTGCGGCCGGTCCTCGTTGATCGAAGCGGCCAGCGCTATCTGGATTTTCTGAAGACCCTGAAGCCCTCGTACGTTCGAGTATGGGCCGACATCGCGCTTGGATACGCCGCGTTGCTAGCGACGGCGCTCGCTACCGCTATTGCTCCTCGTTATGGATGTCCTCCGTGGATCGCGACGCTGGGCGGTGCCCTGGCGGTCGGATTCTGGGTCGCCTATCTGCAGTTGTTCATTCACGAAGGCGCCCACTTCAATCTGGCGCAACGTAGAGAGACCAGCGATCTGCTGTGCGATATTCTGATCGCATGGATGGTTGGTACTTCCGTCCAGTCGTACAGGCCTTTTCACTTCCAGCACCACCGTGCACTCGGCCAAAAAGACGATAGCGAGATGAGCTACTTCTTCCCGCTGAATCTGCTTTTCATCTTCAAGAGCCTGTTCGGGCTGCGGTCGATCGAGGTGCTTTCCAAGCGACGAACGAGCGCCGGGAAGGCCCGAACGACCCGGGAAACGTTCTTGCTGCTGATCGGCCTTTCAATTCACGGCACGATCGTCGGCGCCAGCTTTTGGTTTGGCTTCTACACGCTCGGCTTTGCATGGATCCTCGGCATCGGCATGGTTTTTCCGTTTCTCGGGGCGCTACGGCAACTGCTGGAACACCGTGACCCCAACGCCGACCCGCACATCGACTATTTCGAACAAGACCATGGAGCCTACACCCGGGTCTTTGGCCCAAGCGTCTTTTCCTCGTTATTCGGCGCCGCCGGGTTCGATCGACATCTCTTGCACCACTGGGAGCCCCAGGTCTCCTATACAAACCTCCATCAGCTCGAGGCCTATCTGCTCGATACAGATATCGCCCCGATCATCGAGATGCGTCGGTCCAGCTATATCAATACATTCCTTGGCCTTCTTCGGGCTGACGTCATCGTCACGAGAAACAAAACACAATGA
- a CDS encoding N-acetylneuraminate synthase family protein codes for MIIDRDLQSYLVHEDASIQEAASKVAANRREIVFCVDGSGRLLGSLSNGDIIRWIGAGAASGVQAAVGDLCNRRVRSAVAGDRETANRLLRDVLYVPLVDAERHVVGVARQRHPGEGIRIGSRTIAEENPTFLIAEIGNNHNGSLEAAMALIKAAAEAGADAAKFQMRDMAGLYGKRAKGQSEDLGTEYVLDLLDRFQLSDEDLYRCFDYSASLGMEPLCTAFDVNSADKCRAYGLKAIKTASADLTNHELLQHIVDQRIPIICSTGMSTEDEIRETVKLLQTSGAEYVMLHCNSTYPAPFRDINLKYMLRLQELCESVVGYSGHERDVFVSVAAVAMGGRLIEKHFTLARDQEGNDHKVSLLPHEFKRMVEGVRQVEDSLGSALPRILSQGEKANRISLGKSIFAIDAIAAGTTITREMIEIRSPGQGLSPNRIDEVIGRKAPRAIPAQTPLYPSDISDLGELAAGAQISFRRPWGVPVRHRDADKLIAAVNPDFVEFHLSYRDLGINDSDFLADSYPCGLIVHAPELFEGDHVLDLTIPDDDYRTRSIAEMKRVIAKTKALAQRFRNEGPVGIICNVGGFSATRFLTAEERAVREAHLRASVRELADPAVELWPQTMPPYPWHFGGQRYHNLFVSSDDIARSCRELGVRICFDTSHSQLACTENRWSFDEFMEEIGSFVAHVHMADARGVDGEGLQIGEGEIDFGNVFRVLNRQAPQASFIPEIWQGHENDGEGFRVALQRLSNFEDR; via the coding sequence ATGATCATCGACAGAGACCTCCAGAGCTATCTGGTGCACGAGGACGCCTCCATCCAGGAGGCGGCGAGCAAGGTCGCGGCGAACCGGCGCGAGATCGTGTTCTGCGTCGATGGCAGCGGCCGGCTGCTCGGCAGCCTCTCGAACGGCGACATCATCCGATGGATCGGCGCGGGCGCCGCGTCGGGCGTGCAGGCCGCGGTCGGCGACCTCTGCAACCGGCGCGTCCGCAGCGCCGTCGCGGGCGACCGCGAGACCGCCAACAGGCTGCTGCGCGATGTGCTCTACGTGCCGCTGGTCGACGCGGAGCGCCACGTCGTCGGCGTCGCCCGTCAGCGCCATCCCGGCGAGGGTATCAGGATCGGCAGCCGGACCATCGCCGAAGAGAATCCGACCTTCCTGATCGCGGAGATCGGCAACAACCACAATGGCAGCCTCGAGGCCGCCATGGCCCTGATCAAGGCGGCGGCGGAGGCCGGCGCCGACGCCGCCAAATTCCAGATGCGCGACATGGCCGGCCTCTACGGCAAACGGGCGAAGGGACAGAGCGAGGATCTCGGCACCGAATACGTGCTCGACCTGCTCGACCGCTTCCAGCTCAGCGACGAGGACCTCTATCGCTGCTTCGACTACTCGGCCTCGCTCGGAATGGAGCCGCTCTGCACCGCCTTCGACGTCAACAGTGCGGACAAATGCCGCGCATACGGATTGAAGGCGATCAAGACGGCGTCCGCCGACCTCACCAATCACGAGCTGCTCCAGCACATCGTCGACCAGCGGATCCCGATCATCTGCTCCACAGGCATGTCGACCGAGGACGAGATTCGCGAGACGGTGAAGCTGCTTCAGACGTCGGGTGCGGAGTATGTCATGCTCCACTGCAACTCGACCTATCCGGCGCCCTTCCGCGACATCAACCTGAAATACATGCTGCGCCTCCAGGAGCTTTGCGAGAGCGTGGTCGGATATTCCGGCCACGAGCGCGACGTCTTCGTGTCGGTCGCGGCGGTGGCGATGGGCGGGCGCCTGATCGAGAAGCATTTCACGCTGGCGCGCGACCAGGAAGGCAATGACCACAAGGTCAGCCTGCTGCCGCATGAATTCAAGCGCATGGTCGAAGGTGTGCGCCAGGTCGAGGACTCCCTCGGCAGCGCCCTGCCCCGCATCCTCAGCCAGGGCGAGAAGGCCAACCGCATCAGCCTCGGCAAGTCGATCTTCGCCATCGACGCCATCGCGGCCGGTACGACGATCACCCGGGAGATGATCGAGATCCGCAGCCCGGGCCAGGGACTGTCACCGAACCGCATCGACGAGGTGATCGGGCGGAAGGCGCCGCGCGCGATCCCCGCGCAGACGCCGCTCTATCCATCCGACATCTCGGACCTCGGTGAGCTCGCTGCCGGTGCACAAATCAGTTTCAGGCGCCCCTGGGGGGTTCCGGTGCGCCATCGCGATGCCGACAAGCTGATCGCAGCGGTCAATCCGGATTTCGTCGAGTTTCACCTGAGCTATCGCGACCTCGGCATCAACGATTCCGACTTTCTTGCCGACAGCTATCCGTGCGGCTTGATCGTGCACGCGCCGGAACTGTTCGAGGGCGACCACGTGCTCGACCTGACGATCCCGGACGACGACTATCGCACGCGTTCAATCGCGGAGATGAAGCGCGTCATCGCCAAGACCAAGGCGCTGGCGCAGCGTTTTCGCAACGAGGGCCCGGTCGGCATCATCTGCAACGTCGGCGGCTTCTCAGCCACGCGCTTCCTCACCGCCGAGGAACGAGCGGTTCGCGAAGCCCATTTGCGCGCCAGCGTCCGCGAGCTCGCCGATCCCGCGGTCGAGCTCTGGCCGCAGACCATGCCGCCCTATCCCTGGCATTTCGGCGGCCAGCGCTACCACAATCTGTTCGTCTCCAGCGACGACATCGCGCGCAGCTGCCGCGAGCTCGGGGTGCGCATCTGCTTCGACACCTCGCATTCCCAGCTCGCATGCACCGAGAACCGCTGGTCGTTCGACGAGTTCATGGAGGAGATCGGCTCGTTCGTCGCCCATGTTCACATGGCCGACGCCCGCGGCGTCGACGGCGAGGGCCTCCAGATCGGCGAAGGCGAGATCGATTTCGGCAACGTATTCCGGGTGCTGAACAGGCAGGCGCCACAGGCCTCGTTCATCCCGGAGATCTGGCAGGGACACGAGAACGACGGCGAAGGTTTTCGCGTCGCGCTCCAGCGGCTGTCGAATTTCGAGGACCGCTAG
- a CDS encoding class I SAM-dependent methyltransferase, with protein MSSPPCCPLCTRTDVSHFANANDVEYFTTPDTFSFYRCTGCDIVFIHPMLFDRLNEIYPSNYYSFHASEADSIALKIKNFLDDRAFRSITRQIPGNALSALDVGGGSGWLLDALKRADPRVTHTTVVDIDAGAEDAARAKGHEFHLTPVEGFKTDRQFDLILMLNLLEHVPNPAALLEKARGLLKPGGRIWIKTPNYDSLDARLFRNRSWGGFHTPRHFVLFTRESLIRHCQEAGFEVLQCKYTQGAPFWTVSAINELKLLGLADVSANRPSLKNPLTPFFHLAFAAFDFARMPFSKTSQMNIHLTLPSR; from the coding sequence ATGAGCTCTCCCCCGTGCTGCCCCCTGTGCACGCGAACCGATGTCAGCCACTTCGCGAATGCCAATGACGTTGAGTACTTTACAACGCCGGATACGTTTTCGTTTTACCGCTGCACCGGCTGCGACATCGTCTTCATTCACCCGATGCTTTTCGACCGGTTGAATGAAATTTACCCGTCCAACTACTATTCTTTCCATGCTTCCGAAGCAGACTCCATCGCGCTGAAGATCAAGAACTTCCTCGACGACAGAGCCTTCAGATCCATCACCCGTCAAATTCCTGGAAATGCCTTGTCCGCCCTGGACGTGGGCGGCGGCAGTGGATGGCTTCTCGACGCTCTCAAGCGAGCTGACCCCCGCGTAACCCACACCACGGTCGTCGACATCGACGCCGGTGCGGAGGACGCCGCCAGAGCAAAGGGACACGAATTTCACCTCACGCCGGTGGAGGGCTTCAAGACTGATCGGCAGTTCGATCTGATCCTTATGCTCAATCTGCTGGAGCACGTTCCCAATCCTGCAGCACTCCTGGAAAAGGCTCGCGGCCTGCTGAAACCCGGAGGACGGATTTGGATCAAGACGCCAAATTACGATTCTCTCGATGCCCGGCTGTTTAGGAACCGCTCCTGGGGTGGATTTCACACGCCCCGTCATTTCGTGTTGTTCACAAGGGAAAGTCTCATTCGCCACTGTCAGGAGGCCGGCTTCGAAGTCCTGCAATGCAAGTATACTCAAGGCGCGCCGTTCTGGACTGTCAGCGCCATCAACGAATTGAAGTTGCTCGGGCTCGCCGACGTCTCCGCGAACAGGCCATCACTGAAAAATCCGCTAACGCCATTCTTCCATCTCGCGTTCGCAGCTTTCGACTTTGCGCGAATGCCGTTCTCGAAGACATCTCAGATGAATATTCATCTGACGCTACCGTCGAGATAG
- a CDS encoding class I SAM-dependent methyltransferase produces MPNASHHDIPTGKLTRCQVCGSERLELVIDLGHQPLCDSLPSKAQLDGPETSYPLRQVWCRDCSLSQIDYVVPPEVVFHPEYPYRSGITKELAIYQDAFVQDAVADLGLKPDQLVVDIGSNDGTLLSGFKRRGMRVLGIEPTNIGRIAQEQGIDTLQAFFNEETARKVVETHGHAKVATATNVFAHVAKLGGFIRGLERLLAPDGVFILENHYLLDVIEGGQFDTIYHEHLRTYSLKSIVKLFEFYDFTCVDAQRVSRYGGNIRVYVAKGRGRPVKPAVAELLKAEDDFGLSRPECYEAFRARAEKVKLDLLQLALEANKKGLSFVGNSCPGRCSTLLNYVGIDRMLMPYICEQPTSLKLGLHLPGKQIPIVDNERLIREQPDYVVLLAWHYGQPIAEQLRARGLKSKLVMPLPEVRILPD; encoded by the coding sequence ATGCCCAACGCATCACATCACGACATTCCGACCGGGAAGCTGACACGCTGCCAGGTTTGCGGCTCCGAACGACTTGAGCTTGTCATCGACCTCGGCCATCAACCGCTCTGCGATTCGCTGCCTTCAAAGGCGCAACTCGATGGCCCCGAGACGAGCTATCCGTTGCGTCAGGTCTGGTGCCGTGATTGCTCCCTGTCGCAGATCGATTATGTCGTTCCTCCTGAGGTTGTCTTTCATCCGGAATACCCCTACCGCTCCGGTATCACCAAGGAGCTTGCGATCTACCAGGATGCGTTCGTACAGGACGCGGTCGCGGACCTCGGGCTGAAGCCGGATCAACTCGTTGTCGACATCGGGTCCAACGACGGAACGCTGCTCTCCGGCTTCAAGCGGCGCGGCATGCGGGTGCTGGGCATCGAGCCGACCAACATCGGTCGCATCGCGCAGGAGCAAGGCATCGACACGCTGCAGGCGTTCTTCAACGAGGAAACTGCCCGCAAGGTGGTTGAGACGCACGGTCACGCGAAGGTCGCGACTGCCACCAACGTCTTTGCGCATGTGGCGAAGCTCGGCGGCTTTATCCGCGGCCTCGAGCGCTTGCTGGCGCCCGACGGCGTCTTCATTCTCGAAAACCACTATCTGCTCGACGTCATCGAGGGCGGGCAGTTCGACACGATCTACCATGAGCACCTTCGCACCTATTCGCTGAAGTCGATCGTCAAGCTGTTCGAATTCTACGACTTCACCTGTGTCGACGCGCAGCGCGTCAGCCGCTATGGCGGCAATATCCGCGTCTATGTGGCGAAGGGCCGGGGACGTCCGGTCAAGCCCGCGGTCGCGGAATTGTTGAAGGCCGAGGATGATTTCGGTCTCTCGCGGCCCGAATGCTATGAGGCTTTCCGCGCGCGAGCCGAAAAGGTCAAGCTCGACCTCCTCCAGCTCGCCCTCGAAGCCAACAAGAAGGGGCTGAGCTTCGTCGGCAATTCGTGCCCTGGCCGCTGCAGCACCTTGCTGAACTATGTCGGCATCGACCGCATGCTCATGCCGTACATCTGCGAGCAACCGACCTCGCTCAAGCTCGGTCTGCATTTGCCCGGAAAGCAGATTCCGATCGTCGACAACGAACGGTTGATCCGCGAGCAGCCGGACTATGTCGTGCTGCTCGCTTGGCACTACGGTCAGCCCATTGCCGAGCAATTGCGCGCCAGGGGATTGAAGTCGAAATTGGTCATGCCCTTGCCCGAGGTCCGGATATTGCCGGATTGA